The proteins below come from a single Aphanothece sacrum FPU1 genomic window:
- a CDS encoding sensor histidine kinase, whose amino-acid sequence MKLIHYWGKILNPTSLQMRLTLGIAVVSILGLTGVVSWISWRMQQILIITHKNNTQYIVGRFPHDVEIYSDMVTLEEGMQKAIDNLTNTYTLLWVKTPQGKISAQSVSLKMSPQKNILVSFKDLSSQPNLQLVNGRYWLLCSTKLKVKGVNLGQFYIAQDITNDQTMFLSLIGSLSFASLIAIICMTVAIAWYIWRSLQPLARISHLTANISPEKLGEVQIELKNAPSEVKELAQTLETTLLRLADNYEHQRQLVSNVSHELRTPLTLVSGYLQSILRRGTNLTDMQRDALEIAASEANRTIQLLQDLLDLARADSGRMHFHLEPLILNELFDEVKGMVSQYNDRLIEFVLPSDKVIIKVDSNRLKQVLLNLIDNGVKYSSEQSPIMVKLVQIQEKAILEICDHGIGIPLSDQVRIFERFYRVDEARSRTTGGTGLGLSIVKTLVEGMGGSIGVTSQLGKGSTFTVSFPLCR is encoded by the coding sequence ATGAAACTAATCCATTATTGGGGAAAAATATTAAATCCTACCTCATTACAGATGAGATTAACCCTAGGAATCGCTGTTGTTTCTATTTTAGGACTAACAGGGGTAGTCAGTTGGATTAGTTGGCGAATGCAGCAAATTTTAATCATTACTCATAAAAATAATACTCAATATATTGTAGGCCGTTTTCCTCACGATGTAGAAATTTATAGTGATATGGTGACTTTAGAAGAAGGAATGCAAAAAGCCATCGATAATTTAACTAACACTTATACTTTATTGTGGGTTAAAACTCCTCAAGGTAAAATTTCTGCTCAATCTGTATCTCTTAAAATGTCCCCTCAAAAAAATATCTTAGTCTCTTTTAAAGATCTCTCCTCTCAACCTAATCTACAATTAGTAAATGGACGTTATTGGTTATTATGTTCGACGAAATTAAAGGTTAAAGGAGTTAATTTAGGACAATTTTATATTGCCCAAGATATCACTAATGATCAAACAATGTTTCTCAGTTTAATCGGTAGTCTTAGCTTTGCTAGTTTAATTGCTATTATTTGCATGACAGTAGCAATTGCTTGGTATATATGGCGTTCTCTTCAACCTTTAGCCCGTATTAGTCATCTTACCGCTAATATTTCTCCTGAAAAATTAGGAGAAGTACAAATTGAATTAAAAAATGCTCCCAGTGAGGTCAAAGAATTAGCACAAACTTTAGAAACAACTTTACTTCGTTTAGCAGATAATTATGAACATCAACGTCAATTAGTCAGTAATGTTTCCCATGAATTAAGAACACCTTTAACTCTAGTATCAGGTTATTTGCAAAGCATTTTGAGACGAGGTACTAATCTAACGGATATGCAGCGAGACGCATTAGAAATTGCCGCTTCAGAAGCTAACCGTACAATTCAATTATTACAGGATTTATTAGACTTAGCTAGGGCTGATAGTGGACGAATGCACTTTCATCTAGAACCCTTGATTTTAAATGAATTATTCGATGAAGTTAAAGGAATGGTAAGTCAATATAACGATCGCTTAATTGAATTTGTGTTACCTTCTGATAAAGTGATAATTAAAGTTGATAGTAATCGTCTTAAACAAGTCTTATTAAATTTAATTGATAATGGGGTTAAATATTCGAGTGAACAGTCTCCTATTATGGTTAAACTTGTTCAAATTCAAGAGAAAGCAATTTTAGAAATATGTGATCATGGAATCGGAATTCCTCTGTCTGATCAAGTCCGAATTTTTGAGCGATTTTATCGAGTTGATGAAGCTAGAAGTCGCACTACAGGCGGAACAGGACTAGGACTTTCTATTGTTAAAACCTTAGTAGAAGGAATGGGAGGAAGCATCGGAGTTACCTCTCAATTAGGAAAAGGCAGTACCTTTACAGTTAGTTTTCCTTTATGTCGATAA
- a CDS encoding Uma2 family endonuclease, with the protein MLKTQESLYTFEEYCNYNDDPDNRYELVNGKLEIMNPPTFRHLLIAKFLEQEFDKQIKQLNLPWVCLKDAGIRTGWRKSRLPDLYIIPLEEIREYLDKSAISETPPLLVVEVISPDSIKRDYRYKRSEYAALGIPEYWIIDPLENTISILQLEDGFYEEKKFTNQDTIISLTFPELSLTVTKVLESEKND; encoded by the coding sequence ATGTTAAAAACTCAAGAAAGCTTATACACTTTTGAAGAATATTGTAACTATAATGATGATCCAGATAATCGTTATGAATTGGTCAACGGAAAACTAGAAATTATGAATCCTCCTACCTTTAGACATTTACTGATTGCTAAGTTCTTAGAACAAGAATTTGACAAACAAATTAAACAGCTTAACTTGCCTTGGGTATGTCTTAAAGATGCAGGAATTAGAACCGGATGGCGTAAATCTAGACTGCCTGATCTTTATATTATTCCCTTAGAAGAAATCAGGGAATATCTGGATAAATCAGCTATTAGTGAAACCCCTCCTTTATTAGTTGTAGAAGTAATTAGTCCTGATTCAATTAAACGAGATTATCGTTATAAAAGATCAGAATATGCAGCATTAGGAATTCCTGAATATTGGATTATTGATCCCTTAGAAAATACTATTTCTATTCTTCAATTAGAAGATGGATTTTACGAAGAAAAAAAATTCACTAATCAAGATACAATTATTTCTTTAACTTTTCCTGAATTATCTTTAACAGTAACGAAAGTTTTAGAATCTGAAAAAAATGATTAA
- the hoxU gene encoding bidirectional hydrogenase complex protein HoxU, whose amino-acid sequence MTVRTLIIDNQNIAIEEGSTILDATKEAGIFIPTLCHLDGVSEAAACRLCLVEIEGSNKLFPACVTQVAEEMVVQTNTLKLQEYRRMTIELFFAEGNHFCAVCVANNNCELQDMAIAVGMDHSRFPYQFPKREIDVSHPMFGIDHNRCILCTRCVRVCDEIEGAHVWDVANRGSECKIISGLNQPWGTVEACTSCGKCVDACPTGAIFRKGSTVAEKERDRSKLEFIVNAREKHEWTR is encoded by the coding sequence ATGACTGTTAGAACCCTAATCATTGATAATCAAAACATAGCCATTGAAGAAGGAAGTACCATTCTTGATGCTACGAAAGAAGCCGGAATTTTTATTCCTACCTTATGTCATTTAGATGGGGTTTCTGAAGCAGCAGCTTGTCGTCTTTGTTTAGTAGAAATAGAAGGATCAAATAAATTATTTCCTGCTTGTGTTACCCAAGTTGCAGAAGAAATGGTGGTGCAGACTAACACACTAAAACTGCAAGAATATCGTCGCATGACAATTGAACTTTTCTTTGCAGAAGGAAACCATTTTTGTGCTGTTTGTGTGGCTAATAATAACTGTGAATTACAAGATATGGCCATTGCTGTAGGTATGGATCATTCTCGTTTTCCTTATCAGTTTCCTAAGCGAGAAATTGATGTTTCTCACCCAATGTTTGGTATTGATCATAACCGTTGTATTCTGTGTACTCGTTGTGTAAGAGTCTGTGATGAAATTGAAGGGGCCCATGTTTGGGATGTGGCAAATCGAGGATCTGAGTGTAAAATTATATCAGGATTAAATCAACCTTGGGGGACAGTAGAAGCTTGTACATCTTGCGGTAAATGTGTTGATGCTTGTCCCACAGGAGCTATTTTCCGTAAGGGATCTACAGTAGCAGAAAAAGAACGCGATCGCTCTAAATTAGAATTCATTGTTAATGCTAGAGAAAAACATGAATGGACAAGATAA
- a CDS encoding glycosyltransferase family 2 protein, producing the protein MSPINFNVKPEISIILITYNRANYLKKAIESVINQTFKNWELLVIDDGSKDNTFEIVNPFVENNERIRYFRHTNRGLAHARNAGIQACFGNYITFLDSDDSYKSNHLESRLEYMESHPELEAITGGFELEEEIFIVDYYQQDKTISLRDCVMCPTIFGKRYVFFQIKGFQDLPYGEDTDLWNRIEDKFKTERITKPETYVYTRAENSFTKSIYKEKIKS; encoded by the coding sequence ATGAGTCCGATCAACTTTAATGTCAAACCAGAAATTTCTATTATTTTAATTACTTATAATCGAGCTAACTATCTCAAAAAAGCTATTGAAAGTGTCATCAATCAAACTTTCAAAAATTGGGAATTATTAGTGATTGATGATGGCAGTAAGGATAATACTTTTGAAATAGTCAATCCTTTTGTAGAAAATAATGAAAGAATTCGTTATTTTCGTCATACTAATAGAGGACTTGCTCATGCCAGAAATGCAGGAATTCAAGCTTGTTTTGGAAATTATATCACATTTTTAGATAGTGACGATAGTTATAAATCCAATCACTTAGAATCAAGATTAGAGTATATGGAATCTCATCCAGAATTAGAAGCAATTACGGGAGGATTTGAACTAGAAGAAGAAATTTTTATTGTTGACTATTATCAGCAGGATAAAACAATTAGTTTGCGAGATTGTGTTATGTGTCCAACGATTTTTGGTAAACGTTATGTTTTCTTTCAAATTAAAGGATTTCAAGATCTTCCCTATGGAGAAGATACGGATTTATGGAACAGAATTGAAGATAAATTTAAAACGGAACGAATTACAAAGCCAGAAACCTATGTTTATACGAGAGCAGAAAATAGTTTTACTAAAAGCATTTATAAGGAAAAAATAAAATCATAA
- a CDS encoding four-carbon acid sugar kinase family protein, with amino-acid sequence MNQQPKIIVLDDDPTGSQTVHSCLLLMQWDVDTLRLGLRDEVPIVFILTNTRALTPENASQITREVCHNLKLAIAAENITDFVIVSRSDSTLRGHYPIETDVIAEELGGFDAHFLIPAFFEGGRQTLESVHYLKIEGKLTPVHQTEFAQDSVFGYHYSYLPDYVEEKTNGRIKATEVERFLLTDIRQGSLERLLQLKDNQCAVVDGEVQEDLDKFAEDLLKAAASGKRFLFRSAASILTSLAQLGLQPIGAEEMAKYKPTANPGVVIVGSHVKKTTQQLEDLLQQSEVVGIEVDVKKLRDNPNQKDKLLEDILNRVNTVYQTDKTPVVYTSREELTFDTVQQRLDFGIAVSALLMDIVQGLPSDMGFLISKGGITSNDVLSTGLNLRSARLLGQVLAGCSMISTEKDHPLFPNLPVILFPGNVGNVQGLTTVYSRLKKSV; translated from the coding sequence ATGAATCAGCAACCGAAAATTATTGTCTTAGATGATGATCCGACGGGTTCCCAAACCGTTCACAGTTGTTTATTATTGATGCAATGGGATGTAGACACCCTCAGATTAGGTTTAAGGGATGAGGTTCCTATTGTCTTTATTCTCACTAATACTAGAGCATTAACCCCTGAAAATGCCAGCCAAATCACTAGAGAAGTTTGTCATAATCTTAAATTAGCGATCGCGGCAGAAAATATCACAGATTTTGTTATTGTTAGTCGTTCTGATTCGACTCTTAGAGGTCATTATCCCATCGAAACAGATGTCATTGCTGAGGAGTTAGGAGGTTTTGATGCTCATTTTTTGATTCCTGCTTTTTTTGAAGGGGGAAGACAAACTCTTGAGAGTGTTCATTATTTAAAAATAGAGGGTAAGTTAACCCCGGTTCATCAAACAGAATTTGCTCAAGATTCGGTTTTTGGTTATCACTATAGTTATCTGCCTGATTATGTCGAAGAAAAGACAAACGGACGTATAAAAGCGACTGAAGTAGAGAGATTTTTATTAACTGATATCCGTCAAGGAAGTTTAGAAAGATTGCTGCAATTAAAGGATAATCAATGTGCAGTTGTTGACGGAGAAGTTCAAGAAGATTTAGATAAATTTGCTGAAGATTTATTAAAAGCTGCTGCATCAGGAAAACGATTTTTATTTCGCAGTGCTGCTAGTATTTTAACATCTTTAGCACAACTTGGCCTCCAACCTATTGGGGCAGAAGAAATGGCAAAATATAAGCCTACTGCTAATCCTGGTGTGGTTATTGTAGGATCTCATGTTAAGAAAACTACTCAACAATTAGAAGATTTATTACAACAATCTGAGGTAGTTGGAATAGAAGTTGATGTTAAAAAATTACGAGATAATCCTAATCAGAAGGATAAGTTATTAGAAGATATATTAAACCGAGTTAACACAGTTTATCAAACAGATAAAACTCCTGTAGTTTATACCAGTCGAGAAGAATTAACCTTTGATACCGTACAACAAAGGTTGGATTTTGGTATTGCGGTTTCTGCTTTATTAATGGACATTGTGCAAGGTTTACCCTCTGATATGGGATTTTTAATTAGTAAGGGTGGAATCACTTCTAATGATGTTTTAAGTACGGGTTTAAATTTGCGATCGGCACGTTTATTAGGTCAAGTTTTAGCCGGATGTTCAATGATAAGCACCGAAAAAGATCATCCTTTATTTCCTAATTTACCTGTAATTTTATTTCCTGGAAATGTGGGTAATGTTCAAGGGTTAACTACAGTTTATTCTAGGTTGAAAAAATCTGTTTAA
- the ispE gene encoding 4-(cytidine 5'-diphospho)-2-C-methyl-D-erythritol kinase, which translates to MKPYTLIAPAKINLYLEIIGDRLDGYHELVMILQSIELADRLEIRPNGTQHIRLHCDHPQVPLDATNLAYRAAQLMIQEFPTAFANYGGIDITLDKRIPVAAGLAGGSTNAAAILVGLDLMWELGLTLPALRRLGEKLGSDVPFCIGGGTAIATGRGEKLDPIQDLDNLWVVLAKYNSIAVSTPWAYQTYKKQFVETYIRDHGEVLSRSSEVHSGPFVQAITQKNGVKIGELIHNDLEKIVLPEYPKVAQLRDILQQLGGLGTMMSGSGPTVFTLCESKIEAETIKKQAKEMINDPDLEFWVTQLSSSGIQVE; encoded by the coding sequence ATGAAACCTTATACCTTAATTGCCCCTGCTAAAATTAATTTATATTTAGAAATTATTGGCGATCGCCTTGATGGTTATCATGAATTAGTAATGATTCTTCAAAGTATTGAGTTAGCTGATCGTCTAGAAATTCGACCTAATGGAACTCAACACATTCGCTTACATTGTGACCATCCTCAAGTTCCCTTAGATGCCACTAATTTAGCTTATCGGGCCGCCCAATTAATGATACAAGAATTTCCTACCGCTTTTGCAAATTATGGGGGAATAGACATTACTTTAGATAAACGTATTCCAGTTGCAGCAGGGTTAGCAGGAGGTTCAACTAATGCGGCAGCTATTTTAGTCGGGCTAGACTTAATGTGGGAACTAGGGTTAACCTTACCAGCATTACGACGTTTAGGCGAAAAATTAGGGTCAGATGTCCCCTTTTGTATAGGAGGAGGAACCGCGATCGCAACAGGGAGAGGAGAAAAATTAGACCCTATTCAAGATTTAGATAATTTATGGGTAGTTTTGGCAAAATATAACAGTATTGCGGTTTCTACTCCTTGGGCCTATCAAACCTATAAAAAACAATTTGTTGAAACTTATATTAGGGATCATGGGGAAGTTTTATCTCGTTCATCGGAGGTACATTCTGGCCCATTTGTACAAGCAATTACACAAAAAAATGGGGTTAAGATTGGAGAATTAATACACAATGATTTAGAAAAGATTGTGTTACCAGAATATCCAAAAGTTGCTCAGTTAAGAGATATTTTACAACAACTAGGGGGACTGGGAACCATGATGTCAGGATCAGGTCCAACCGTGTTTACATTATGTGAATCTAAAATAGAAGCAGAAACCATTAAAAAGCAGGCAAAAGAAATGATTAATGATCCAGACTTAGAATTTTGGGTAACTCAATTATCAAGTAGTGGAATTCAAGTAGAATAA
- a CDS encoding Uma2 family endonuclease produces MTSSSTIETTQIPQNEVIFPQGEFWSDEPPLESNLHLRQILLLIQCLEWVWQDRDDYFATGNLTIYYSPNQKKSEFFRVPDFFVVLGTTRDQTRKSWVVWQEGGKYPNVIVEILSESTAKIDREEKKETYQDIFRTPNYFWFDPVTLEFQGFSLIAGTYQPIEPNEQGWLWSQQLGLYLGIYNQQLRYFTADGQLVPTPEEAVFKEREKSSKLRDKLRELGINPDEI; encoded by the coding sequence ATGACTTCTTCTTCAACGATTGAGACTACCCAAATACCCCAAAATGAGGTAATCTTTCCTCAAGGTGAATTTTGGAGTGATGAACCTCCCTTGGAAAGTAACTTACATCTCAGGCAAATTTTACTGTTAATTCAATGTTTAGAATGGGTATGGCAAGATAGAGATGACTATTTTGCCACAGGTAATTTAACCATTTACTATAGTCCCAACCAGAAGAAATCAGAATTTTTTCGAGTACCTGATTTTTTTGTGGTTTTAGGAACAACTAGAGATCAAACTCGTAAAAGTTGGGTAGTTTGGCAAGAAGGAGGAAAATATCCCAATGTTATTGTGGAAATTCTCTCAGAAAGTACCGCAAAAATAGACCGAGAAGAGAAAAAAGAAACCTATCAAGATATCTTCCGCACACCTAATTATTTTTGGTTTGATCCTGTTACTTTGGAGTTTCAAGGGTTTAGTTTAATAGCAGGAACCTATCAACCCATTGAACCCAATGAACAAGGATGGTTATGGAGTCAGCAATTGGGGTTATATTTAGGGATTTATAATCAACAATTACGGTATTTTACTGCCGATGGTCAACTAGTTCCCACTCCTGAAGAAGCAGTGTTCAAAGAAAGGGAAAAGTCGTCCAAATTAAGGGACAAGTTAAGGGAATTAGGAATTAATCCTGATGAAATCTAG
- the rpmI gene encoding 50S ribosomal protein L35 has protein sequence MPKLKTRKAAAKRFRATGSGKILRRKAYKNHLLNHKSAERKHRRLSHLALVHERDEENVRLMLPYL, from the coding sequence ATGCCCAAACTGAAGACTCGAAAGGCAGCAGCAAAGCGTTTTCGCGCCACAGGAAGCGGAAAGATTTTACGACGAAAAGCCTACAAAAACCACTTATTAAACCATAAAAGTGCTGAACGTAAACATCGTCGTTTGTCTCATTTAGCCTTAGTTCACGAACGAGATGAAGAAAATGTTCGTCTGATGCTTCCTTATCTATAG
- the rplT gene encoding 50S ribosomal protein L20 → MTRVKRGNVARKRRKKILKLAKGFRGSHSRLFRTANQQVMKALRNAYRDRRKRKGDFRRLWITRINAAARMHGLSYSKLICKLKEANIELNRKMLAQLAILEPETFAKVIEVAISAK, encoded by the coding sequence ATGACCAGGGTAAAACGGGGTAACGTTGCTCGTAAACGTCGCAAAAAAATTCTGAAATTAGCCAAAGGTTTTAGAGGTTCCCACTCTAGACTTTTCCGTACTGCTAATCAACAGGTGATGAAAGCATTACGCAATGCTTACCGCGATCGCCGTAAACGTAAAGGAGATTTTCGTCGTCTTTGGATTACCCGTATTAATGCGGCGGCCAGAATGCACGGCTTGAGTTATAGTAAACTCATTTGTAAACTAAAGGAAGCCAATATTGAGCTTAACCGCAAAATGTTAGCTCAGTTAGCAATACTTGAACCTGAAACATTTGCCAAAGTCATTGAAGTTGCCATTTCAGCTAAATGA
- a CDS encoding DUF3119 family protein gives MTSINSSAVTPKTVELAPKYNIPLVLIGIAIALLFIQPWLSLPLALFGLFLLIQTVTIRLQFTPTALDVYRSNKLLRHFPYSEWQNWEIFWYPVPILFYFKEVNSIHFLPIIFDAKTLKICLEEHYPLVK, from the coding sequence ATGACCTCAATTAATTCATCTGCTGTCACTCCGAAAACGGTTGAACTCGCCCCCAAATATAATATTCCCTTAGTACTGATTGGCATAGCGATCGCCTTACTTTTTATTCAACCTTGGCTAAGTTTACCCCTAGCATTATTCGGGTTATTTCTGTTAATACAAACAGTAACTATCCGTTTACAGTTTACCCCAACTGCGTTAGATGTTTACCGTTCTAATAAATTACTTCGTCACTTTCCTTATTCAGAGTGGCAAAATTGGGAGATTTTCTGGTATCCGGTACCGATTCTCTTTTATTTTAAAGAAGTTAATAGTATTCATTTTTTACCCATTATCTTTGATGCCAAGACATTAAAAATTTGTTTAGAAGAACACTATCCCTTGGTAAAATAA
- a CDS encoding hydrogenase maturation protease, whose protein sequence is MLTIIGCGNLNRCDDAVGVIIAQKLQQFFRENTLSNIRIYDCGTAGMEVMFQARGSQKLIIIDACSTGSEPGTIYKVPGEELEALPEPSYSLHDFRWDHALAAGKKIFQEDFPKDVIVYLIEAENLGLGLEISPSLQPAITQVIDWIQQEIRDFIDIKEN, encoded by the coding sequence ATGTTAACAATTATTGGTTGTGGTAATTTGAATCGTTGTGATGATGCAGTCGGAGTAATTATTGCTCAAAAATTACAACAATTTTTCAGAGAAAATACCTTATCTAACATTCGTATTTATGACTGTGGAACTGCCGGAATGGAAGTAATGTTTCAAGCGAGGGGTAGTCAAAAATTAATCATTATTGATGCTTGTTCTACGGGATCAGAACCCGGCACTATTTATAAAGTTCCTGGGGAAGAATTAGAAGCTTTACCAGAACCTAGTTATAGTTTACATGATTTTCGTTGGGATCACGCTTTAGCAGCAGGAAAAAAGATATTTCAAGAAGATTTTCCCAAGGATGTAATTGTCTATCTTATTGAAGCAGAAAACTTGGGATTAGGATTAGAAATAAGTCCTAGTTTACAACCAGCAATCACTCAAGTTATTGACTGGATACAGCAAGAAATTAGAGACTTTATCGACATAAAGGAAAACTAA
- a CDS encoding DUF29 domain-containing protein → MLYETDIIKWVEQQISLIKEQRYTEVDWVNVLEEIEDLSKRERDRFLSSIRLIIQHLLKWEYQPEKRSKSWEITIKRERNHLKRYLRDTPSLKRYWEDLSKVYQDARADAANETGISDWQFSDHCPYSSEQIQSDWFPVEEKY, encoded by the coding sequence ATGCTCTATGAAACTGACATTATAAAATGGGTTGAACAACAAATATCACTAATTAAAGAACAACGCTATACAGAAGTAGATTGGGTCAATGTATTAGAAGAGATTGAAGACTTGAGTAAACGAGAACGGGATAGATTTTTATCGTCTATTCGCTTAATTATTCAACATTTATTAAAATGGGAATATCAACCCGAAAAACGCTCTAAGTCTTGGGAAATAACCATCAAAAGAGAACGAAATCATCTTAAGCGATATCTGAGGGATACCCCCAGTTTAAAACGATATTGGGAGGACTTATCAAAAGTTTATCAGGATGCTAGGGCAGATGCTGCTAATGAAACCGGAATTTCTGACTGGCAATTTTCTGATCACTGTCCCTATTCCTCTGAACAAATCCAATCGGATTGGTTTCCGGTAGAAGAGAAATATTAA
- a CDS encoding oxidoreductase, translating to MRKIKLATVWLAGCSGCHMSFLDLDEWLLELAQKVEVVYSPVGSDIKKYPKDVDICLVEGAIANEDNLELIQQVRKNTKFVISFGDCAVTANVPAMRNMMGGPDLVLKRAYLELGDITPQLPDEPGIVPELLDKVRPVHEVISVDLFVPGCPPDAPRIRQTLETLLRGEKPLMQGREMIKFG from the coding sequence ATGCGTAAAATTAAATTAGCTACAGTTTGGTTAGCGGGTTGTTCGGGTTGTCATATGTCTTTTTTAGATTTAGACGAGTGGCTATTAGAATTAGCGCAAAAAGTTGAAGTTGTTTATAGTCCCGTTGGTTCAGATATCAAAAAATATCCAAAAGATGTAGATATTTGTTTAGTAGAAGGAGCGATCGCTAATGAAGATAATCTAGAATTAATTCAGCAAGTAAGGAAAAATACAAAATTTGTTATTTCCTTTGGAGATTGTGCCGTAACTGCTAATGTTCCTGCCATGAGAAATATGATGGGAGGACCAGATTTAGTGTTAAAACGAGCTTATTTAGAATTAGGAGATATTACCCCACAATTACCAGATGAACCTGGAATTGTTCCCGAATTATTAGATAAAGTTCGTCCAGTACATGAAGTAATTTCAGTAGATTTATTTGTTCCGGGATGTCCTCCAGATGCTCCTAGAATTCGGCAGACACTGGAGACACTTTTAAGAGGAGAAAAACCCCTTATGCAAGGGCGAGAAATGATTAAATTTGGTTAA